From a region of the Azospirillum formosense genome:
- a CDS encoding FAD-binding oxidoreductase produces the protein MPTSSHIRSWYADTATPHPQHPALEDSLSCDVCVVGGGYTGLMTALELAERGYDVVLLEAHRVGWGASGRNGGQIITGYNKSMSTIERWVGAEDARRLWDLGEDSKTLLAERVAKHAIPCDLTWGFAHAAVKPRHMDDVAAMEREMRDRYGYGKVRALDREAMRAVVGSDAYVGGLADDGSGHLHPLNYALGLAAAAAEADVRIFEDSRVTAIDTGDRPVATTAKGRVTARFLVLAGNAYLGALAPRLSAVVMPVATYMIATEPLGEATAASLLPTNAAVSDMNFVLNYFRRSADHRLLFGGGVSYSGLDAPGLRIAMRSKMLAVFPQLRGVAVDHFWGGHVAITMNRMPQVGRLTPTVCFAHGYSGHGVALAGMAGRVMAEAIRGTAERFDVFARVPHLPFPGGRRFRTPALVLAMLWFRLRDLL, from the coding sequence ATGCCGACATCATCCCACATCCGCTCGTGGTACGCCGACACCGCGACTCCGCACCCCCAGCACCCGGCGCTGGAGGACTCGCTGTCCTGCGACGTCTGCGTGGTCGGCGGCGGCTACACCGGGCTGATGACCGCCCTGGAGCTGGCCGAGCGTGGCTACGATGTGGTTCTGCTGGAGGCCCACCGCGTCGGCTGGGGGGCGTCGGGCCGCAACGGCGGGCAGATCATCACCGGCTACAACAAGTCGATGAGCACCATCGAGCGCTGGGTCGGGGCGGAGGACGCCCGGCGGCTGTGGGACCTCGGCGAAGACTCGAAGACGCTTCTGGCGGAGCGGGTGGCGAAGCACGCCATTCCCTGCGACCTCACCTGGGGCTTCGCCCACGCGGCGGTGAAACCGCGCCACATGGACGACGTGGCGGCGATGGAGCGCGAAATGCGCGACCGCTACGGCTACGGCAAGGTCCGCGCGCTCGACCGCGAGGCCATGCGGGCGGTGGTGGGCAGCGACGCCTATGTCGGCGGTCTGGCCGACGACGGGAGCGGCCATCTGCACCCGCTGAACTACGCGCTGGGCCTCGCCGCCGCCGCCGCGGAGGCCGACGTGCGAATCTTCGAGGACAGCCGCGTCACCGCCATCGACACCGGGGACCGCCCGGTCGCCACCACCGCGAAGGGCCGGGTGACGGCGCGCTTCCTCGTGCTGGCCGGGAACGCCTATCTGGGGGCGCTGGCGCCGCGCCTGTCGGCCGTGGTGATGCCCGTCGCCACCTACATGATCGCCACCGAGCCGCTTGGCGAGGCCACCGCGGCGTCCCTGCTGCCGACCAATGCGGCGGTCAGCGACATGAACTTCGTCCTGAACTATTTCCGCCGCTCCGCCGACCACCGTCTCCTGTTCGGCGGCGGCGTCAGCTACTCCGGACTGGACGCGCCGGGTCTGAGGATCGCCATGCGGTCCAAGATGCTGGCGGTCTTCCCGCAGCTCCGCGGAGTCGCGGTCGACCATTTCTGGGGCGGCCACGTCGCCATCACCATGAACCGCATGCCGCAGGTCGGACGGCTGACGCCGACCGTCTGTTTCGCCCACGGCTATTCCGGCCACGGGGTGGCGCTGGCCGGGATGGCCGGACGGGTGATGGCCGAGGCGATCCGTGGCACGGCGGAGCGGTTCGACGTGTTCGCCC